In one Sphingobacterium daejeonense genomic region, the following are encoded:
- a CDS encoding RrF2 family transcriptional regulator: MLSKKTKYAIKALMVLGRNYGKEPMQIGKIAEEERIPKKFLEQILLEMRNAGILYSKKGAGGGYSLNKAPEDIYLSQVMRLIDGPIALLPCVSLNFYRSCEECVEEHACGIRDTFVEVRNAMLQILNDTSISNLINKEKELNLEVGKD; encoded by the coding sequence ATGCTATCGAAGAAAACGAAATACGCGATAAAAGCCCTTATGGTATTGGGCAGAAACTACGGAAAAGAACCTATGCAGATTGGCAAAATCGCCGAAGAAGAAAGGATCCCCAAGAAATTCTTGGAACAAATCCTTCTGGAGATGCGCAATGCCGGGATTCTTTATTCCAAAAAAGGTGCTGGAGGGGGTTATAGCCTCAACAAAGCTCCAGAAGATATCTATTTGTCGCAAGTAATGCGCCTGATTGATGGACCTATTGCCCTATTGCCTTGTGTCAGCTTGAATTTCTACCGCTCCTGCGAAGAGTGTGTGGAGGAGCATGCATGTGGCATCCGTGATACTTTTGTCGAAGTTAGAAATGCTATGCTGCAAATCTTGAACGATACCAGTATCTCAAATTTAATAAACAAAGAAAAAGAACTTAACCTAGAAGTAGGTAAGGACTAG
- the gloA2 gene encoding SMU1112c/YaeR family gloxylase I-like metalloprotein produces MLDLKGIHHIAIICSNYSVSKAFYTEVLGFEILQEVYREERDSYKLDLALNGQYIIELFSFPDPAERPSYPEARGLRHLAFAVENIEKQVALLNNMGIKTEPIRVDKTSDKKFTFFTDPDGLPLELYEV; encoded by the coding sequence ATGTTAGATCTTAAGGGCATCCACCATATTGCCATTATCTGCAGTAATTATTCTGTTTCCAAGGCCTTTTACACGGAAGTTTTGGGGTTTGAGATTTTGCAGGAGGTCTATCGGGAGGAGCGCGATTCCTACAAACTGGATTTAGCCCTGAATGGACAATATATCATTGAGCTGTTTTCCTTTCCGGATCCTGCCGAAAGACCTAGCTATCCAGAAGCAAGGGGATTACGGCATTTGGCCTTTGCGGTTGAAAACATTGAAAAACAAGTTGCCTTGCTTAATAATATGGGTATAAAAACGGAGCCCATCCGTGTTGATAAAACGAGCGATAAGAAATTCACTTTTTTCACCGACCCCGATGGGCTTCCATTAGAACTTTATGAAGTCTAG
- a CDS encoding UDP-N-acetylmuramoyl-tripeptide--D-alanyl-D-alanine ligase, whose protein sequence is MMQIAQLYQIYKDFPNICTDTRKISKDCLFFALKGDNFNGNSFAEKALEAGAKYVIVDDSSFYKEDPAYVLVDDVLTALQELARFHRKHLNIPFIGITGTNGKTTSKELLNSVLSQKYHTYATKGNLNNHIGVPLTILSLTDDVEIAIVEMGANHVHEIAFLCSISQPTHGFITNVGKAHLEGFGSFEGVMKAKGELYDYLKENNGQIYIQGDNDYLTEMAKDRDLQHVIYYGFSEKNEIQGGLVVADPFLTIFWNIKGEEQRNEVKTNLTGAYNIENMLASIALGKTFGLNTEEINNGLSNYIPQNNRSQITQTEKNTIIADYYNANASSMAAALGNLDVIQADRKVAILGDMFEMGDQSEVEHKKVIEKAKSLKVDKLIFVGKAFYALKDEGASFFESTDDLKKDLEENPLEDFMILLKASRGMAFEKLIDVL, encoded by the coding sequence ATGATGCAGATAGCTCAACTCTACCAGATCTACAAGGATTTCCCGAACATTTGTACAGATACTCGTAAAATCAGCAAGGACTGTTTATTCTTTGCGCTGAAAGGAGACAACTTCAATGGAAATAGTTTTGCTGAAAAAGCACTTGAGGCTGGGGCAAAATATGTGATTGTTGACGACAGTTCATTTTACAAGGAAGATCCTGCTTATGTTTTGGTAGATGATGTACTCACTGCGCTGCAAGAACTTGCAAGGTTCCACAGGAAACATTTAAACATCCCTTTTATAGGAATCACTGGAACCAACGGAAAAACCACCAGCAAGGAGCTACTGAACAGTGTCCTATCTCAGAAGTACCATACCTACGCAACAAAAGGTAATCTCAACAATCATATTGGCGTTCCGCTGACCATCCTTTCCTTAACTGATGATGTAGAAATTGCCATTGTAGAGATGGGGGCAAACCATGTCCATGAAATTGCTTTTTTATGCAGTATTTCGCAACCTACCCATGGCTTTATCACCAATGTTGGCAAAGCTCACCTCGAAGGATTTGGGTCGTTTGAAGGCGTTATGAAAGCCAAAGGTGAACTTTATGATTACCTGAAAGAAAACAATGGCCAGATCTATATTCAAGGTGACAATGACTATCTCACCGAAATGGCAAAAGACAGGGATCTCCAACATGTAATTTATTATGGTTTTTCGGAGAAGAATGAAATCCAGGGAGGTTTAGTTGTTGCTGATCCTTTTCTGACGATTTTCTGGAACATCAAAGGTGAAGAGCAGAGAAATGAAGTTAAAACCAATTTAACAGGCGCCTATAACATTGAAAACATGTTGGCGTCCATTGCGCTGGGGAAAACTTTTGGGCTGAATACCGAAGAGATAAACAACGGACTGAGCAATTATATTCCACAGAACAACCGATCTCAAATCACCCAAACAGAAAAGAACACCATAATTGCTGATTATTATAATGCAAATGCCAGCAGTATGGCAGCGGCATTGGGGAATTTGGACGTTATCCAAGCAGACCGCAAAGTAGCAATCCTTGGGGATATGTTTGAAATGGGAGATCAAAGTGAAGTAGAACATAAAAAAGTAATCGAAAAAGCAAAGAGCCTAAAAGTCGACAAATTAATTTTTGTCGGAAAAGCTTTTTATGCGTTAAAAGACGAGGGCGCTAGCTTTTTTGAAAGCACAGATGATTTGAAAAAAGACCTTGAGGAAAACCCATTGGAAGATTTTATGATTCTTTTGAAAGCATCCCGAGGGATGGCTTTCGAGAAATTAATCGATGTATTGTAA
- a CDS encoding alkaline phosphatase family protein, which produces MYRKLSISMLFLCFCTLLSAQVERPKLVVGLMVDQMRWDYLYRFADRYGNDGFKRLLHEGFSCENAMINYVPTFTAIGHSSVYTGSVPSIHGIAGNDWIEQQTGTSMYCTQDDAVEGVGTTEKEGKQIT; this is translated from the coding sequence ATGTATAGAAAGTTAAGTATTTCTATGTTGTTCTTATGCTTCTGTACCTTGCTATCAGCACAGGTAGAGCGGCCGAAATTAGTAGTAGGATTGATGGTTGACCAAATGCGCTGGGACTACCTTTATAGGTTTGCCGATCGCTATGGCAATGACGGATTCAAGCGCCTTTTGCATGAAGGGTTCTCCTGTGAAAACGCAATGATCAACTATGTGCCTACCTTTACTGCAATCGGTCACAGCTCTGTATATACAGGAAGTGTACCTTCTATCCACGGAATCGCGGGAAATGACTGGATAGAGCAACAAACTGGAACTTCTATGTATTGTACCCAAGATGATGCGGTGGAAGGCGTAGGAACAACAGAAAAAGAAGGTAAACAAATCACCTAG
- the pfkA gene encoding 6-phosphofructokinase produces MSNINNIAVLTSGGDSPGMNAGIRAVIRTGIYHGKNMFGIRRGYDGLVQGDITPMDAKSVANIIQRGGTILKTARSDEFRTVEGRQKAYENLKKLNIDALVVIGGDGTFTGASKFIEEFDIPIIGMPGTIDNDLNGTDFTIGYDTAINTVVDAVDKIRDTAESHDRLFVVEVMGRDSGLIALRSGISTGAEAVLIPELEVDYDAIMKRLDKTRKNKSSRIIIVAEGDKEGGMVVAEKIQSNFPAYDVRLSILGHIQRGGSPTCMDRVLASRLGVAAVEGLIEGRKGEMAGLICGNVQFTPFNKAIKHIDKVNENLTRIVEILSL; encoded by the coding sequence ATGAGCAACATTAATAACATCGCAGTATTAACGTCAGGGGGCGATTCCCCAGGCATGAATGCAGGTATTCGTGCAGTAATAAGAACAGGGATTTATCATGGGAAGAACATGTTTGGTATCCGCAGAGGATACGATGGGTTGGTTCAAGGAGATATTACTCCTATGGACGCAAAATCTGTAGCAAACATTATTCAACGCGGAGGGACCATTCTTAAAACTGCTAGAAGCGATGAATTCCGTACTGTTGAAGGCAGACAGAAAGCTTATGAGAACTTAAAAAAACTAAATATAGATGCTTTGGTTGTAATCGGTGGTGACGGAACATTTACTGGTGCTTCCAAATTCATTGAAGAGTTTGACATTCCAATTATAGGGATGCCAGGCACGATCGACAATGACTTGAACGGCACTGACTTCACCATTGGCTATGACACCGCTATCAACACTGTTGTAGATGCTGTAGACAAGATCCGTGATACAGCGGAGTCTCATGACCGTCTTTTCGTTGTTGAAGTAATGGGTCGTGACTCTGGTCTGATTGCTTTGCGTTCAGGAATCAGCACAGGTGCTGAGGCCGTTTTGATTCCAGAGCTTGAAGTAGACTACGACGCCATCATGAAACGTCTGGATAAAACCAGAAAGAACAAATCATCCCGTATTATCATTGTTGCTGAAGGAGACAAAGAAGGAGGTATGGTGGTTGCTGAAAAGATTCAATCAAACTTCCCAGCATACGATGTTCGTCTTTCTATTCTAGGTCACATTCAGCGTGGAGGCTCACCAACATGTATGGACCGTGTATTGGCCAGTCGCCTAGGTGTTGCTGCAGTAGAAGGCTTGATTGAGGGCCGTAAAGGTGAAATGGCGGGTCTGATTTGTGGAAACGTCCAATTTACCCCATTCAACAAAGCAATAAAACACATCGATAAAGTAAACGAAAACCTAACAAGAATCGTAGAGATACTTTCTTTGTAA
- a CDS encoding alkaline phosphatase family protein: protein MASTVTDQLKLATNFNSKVIGIAIKDRGGILPAGHFADAAYWFEAKSGDWISSTYYMENLPEWVKGFNQQKLADKYLKQDWNTLYPIDTYKTNSIDDDNIYEGKWAGEETAAFPRKTSLLMKDAGYELIKSTPYGNTLTLDFAKDAIKNEKLGHNPKNATDFLCVSLSATDYVGHRYSLSSVEIEDIYLRLDQELAEFFKYLDKTVGKGNYTFFLTADHAASYNSRYFMDMRGNGGYFFSRQLQRTMNEELKKEFGSENLIVSLLNYQVHLNYDAIEKANLDEEKVKKSIIKMLRHEDGVAYVVDMEGGENMMVPAEIREKIINGYNRKRSGAIQIITEPQWYDGTPRSTGTTHGTWTPYDSHIPLVFMGWGVKHGTTNKVVNITDIAPTISSLLHVMEPNGSIGRPIVDVLQK, encoded by the coding sequence TTGGCCTCAACGGTGACTGACCAATTGAAATTGGCCACAAACTTCAACTCAAAAGTAATCGGTATTGCGATCAAAGATAGGGGCGGAATCCTACCTGCTGGTCATTTCGCCGATGCTGCATATTGGTTTGAAGCGAAATCAGGAGATTGGATCAGCAGTACCTACTACATGGAAAACTTGCCAGAATGGGTAAAAGGATTCAACCAACAGAAATTGGCTGACAAATATCTTAAACAAGATTGGAATACACTTTACCCAATCGATACCTATAAAACTAACAGTATCGACGATGACAACATCTACGAAGGAAAATGGGCAGGAGAAGAAACTGCTGCATTCCCTCGGAAAACATCGCTGTTGATGAAAGATGCCGGCTATGAACTGATAAAATCAACTCCTTATGGCAACACATTAACACTAGACTTTGCAAAAGATGCTATCAAAAATGAAAAATTAGGCCATAACCCTAAAAATGCTACTGATTTCTTATGTGTAAGTCTTTCAGCTACTGATTACGTCGGACACAGGTATTCATTATCATCCGTAGAAATCGAAGATATCTACCTACGACTTGACCAAGAACTAGCCGAATTCTTCAAATATTTGGATAAAACAGTAGGAAAAGGAAATTATACATTCTTCTTGACTGCCGACCATGCCGCATCCTATAACTCTCGTTACTTTATGGATATGCGTGGAAATGGAGGCTATTTCTTCTCCAGACAGCTACAGAGAACAATGAATGAAGAACTGAAAAAAGAATTTGGTTCAGAAAACCTGATTGTTAGCCTTTTGAATTACCAAGTCCATTTGAACTATGATGCAATTGAAAAAGCGAATCTGGACGAAGAAAAAGTGAAGAAATCCATTATCAAAATGTTGAGACACGAAGATGGTGTAGCTTATGTGGTAGATATGGAAGGCGGTGAGAACATGATGGTGCCAGCAGAAATCCGTGAAAAGATTATCAATGGGTACAATCGTAAGCGCAGCGGTGCCATTCAGATTATCACAGAACCGCAATGGTATGATGGAACTCCACGTTCGACCGGTACAACACATGGTACTTGGACACCTTATGACTCTCATATTCCATTGGTATTCATGGGCTGGGGTGTAAAACATGGAACGACCAATAAAGTTGTCAATATTACAGATATTGCTCCCACTATTTCTTCCTTACTCCATGTGATGGAACCAAATGGCTCTATTGGGCGACCGATTGTAGACGTATTGCAGAAATAG
- a CDS encoding protein-disulfide reductase DsbD family protein, with translation MFSFKNALIAFGWLLLISITPLKGISQDTLINIDDVEFSSGQEETGSTDTLISDLEGVEFSSGEDTAATDSTATVAPTVDSTDNQEANTSLWGIFIEGLLGGFLAFLMPCIFPMVPLTVSFFTKKSASKLQAVSQALTYGLFIIVIYVALGMLITIAFGPEAMNALSTNGIFNFFFFLMLVFFAASFFGAFEITLPSKFVNKIDEKSDKGGLIGYFFMAASLAVVSFSCTGPIIGTVLVNAAVKGDRLGPAIAMFGFSFALAIPFVLFAMFPALLKSMPKSGGWLNSVKVVLGFLELALALKFLSNVDLAYNWQFLDREVFLSLWIVIFGLMGLYLIGKIKFSHDSDLKYMSVPRTIIAIIVFSFVVYMVPGMWGAPLKSIAAFLPPIGTQDFDISAGVAAGPGHGTSADANNRKYFSHFHDRATIKGMDPYYDYDEALAAARAQDKPLLVDFTGWNCVNCRKMEADVWSDPGIKQMINENFILAELYVDDYDLKLPESEQFVSPTTGKKINTVGRKNTDFQISKFNSNSQPLYAMLDNDEQLLVPTSGANYNIESYRAYLQSAIDAYKAKK, from the coding sequence ATGTTTAGCTTTAAAAATGCTTTGATAGCCTTTGGTTGGCTATTGCTAATTTCTATAACTCCGTTAAAAGGAATTTCACAAGACACCCTGATCAACATAGATGATGTAGAGTTCAGCTCTGGTCAAGAAGAGACCGGCAGCACTGACACATTAATTTCTGACCTTGAGGGGGTTGAATTCTCTTCAGGAGAAGATACAGCTGCTACTGATAGTACCGCTACTGTAGCTCCCACTGTTGATTCTACTGATAATCAAGAAGCGAATACTTCCCTATGGGGAATATTCATTGAGGGTTTATTAGGTGGATTCTTGGCATTCCTAATGCCTTGTATCTTCCCTATGGTTCCTCTTACGGTAAGTTTTTTTACTAAAAAATCAGCATCCAAGCTACAAGCGGTCTCCCAAGCCCTGACTTATGGTTTGTTTATTATCGTAATTTACGTGGCTTTGGGTATGTTGATTACGATAGCTTTCGGTCCAGAAGCCATGAATGCGCTATCTACGAATGGTATCTTCAACTTCTTCTTCTTCCTGATGCTCGTCTTTTTCGCAGCCTCATTCTTTGGAGCATTTGAGATTACATTGCCTAGCAAATTCGTGAACAAAATTGATGAGAAGTCTGATAAAGGTGGTCTTATCGGCTACTTCTTTATGGCTGCCAGCCTTGCGGTTGTATCTTTTTCTTGTACAGGACCAATTATCGGTACTGTATTGGTCAATGCAGCTGTAAAAGGTGACCGTTTAGGCCCTGCAATTGCGATGTTCGGGTTCTCTTTCGCCTTAGCGATTCCATTCGTTTTATTCGCTATGTTCCCAGCACTATTAAAATCAATGCCTAAATCTGGCGGTTGGTTGAATAGTGTAAAAGTAGTATTGGGATTCTTGGAATTAGCATTGGCGCTTAAATTCTTGTCGAATGTAGACTTAGCATACAACTGGCAATTCCTAGATCGTGAGGTCTTCTTGTCTTTATGGATTGTCATATTCGGACTAATGGGATTATACTTGATCGGAAAGATTAAATTCTCGCATGACAGCGACCTAAAATATATGTCAGTTCCCCGCACCATCATTGCCATCATTGTATTTTCCTTTGTGGTGTATATGGTTCCGGGTATGTGGGGTGCTCCGTTGAAATCCATTGCTGCATTCTTGCCTCCGATTGGAACACAGGATTTCGATATTTCTGCTGGTGTTGCAGCAGGTCCGGGGCATGGTACCTCTGCTGATGCAAACAACAGAAAGTATTTCAGCCACTTCCATGACCGCGCAACGATCAAGGGAATGGATCCATATTATGATTACGATGAGGCATTAGCTGCTGCCAGGGCACAGGACAAACCTTTATTGGTAGACTTCACAGGTTGGAACTGTGTAAACTGTCGTAAGATGGAAGCTGATGTATGGTCTGATCCAGGAATCAAGCAGATGATAAATGAGAACTTTATCCTTGCAGAACTTTATGTAGATGATTATGATCTAAAACTTCCAGAATCTGAACAGTTCGTTTCTCCGACCACGGGAAAGAAAATCAACACGGTTGGACGTAAAAACACAGATTTCCAAATTTCTAAATTCAACAGTAACTCACAGCCATTATATGCCATGTTGGACAATGATGAACAATTGTTGGTGCCGACTAGCGGTGCAAATTATAATATCGAAAGCTACAGAGCGTATTTACAATCTGCAATCGACGCTTACAAAGCGAAGAAATAG